The DNA segment GCGATTAGGGATTGTAGAGGCTACGTCCAAAATTGCAAGTTTTTTAAGTAGCTCTGATGTGTATATGGTTGAGAATGCTGCTTGGGCTTTGTCTCATTTGAACTGTCAAGATCCTGAAGTGCACCAACATATGATCGATTTGTTAGATGATGCTAGCCAGAATCAAAGAGTCCTAATTCAAAGTCTCTCAAAGCTTTCTGTTAAAGCAGCAATTTCGACTATTTCAGTACACACAGCCCATGAAAAGACTTCGGTCCGTGGTGCTGCCATCGCTGCCATGATTCATCTATCTGGTGATCAATCCCATCTGGCTGATCTTTCAGATCATTTGTATGGCGCCAATCAAATGGATCGTCAGTCGGCTGTGCAGGATGTGATCGATGCGAATGCTGTTGAGCTTTTGTCTGATTTGATGCAAGCACCAATCTCGCCTGCGTTCCGGATGCGAGCTGTGAGATCTCTCTTGAATAACCCGTCCAATAAACTCTCAGACAATGATTCACTATCAGCGGTAGATCAAGTTTTGCTTGACGATCCTCGTTTGATCACTGTCCTTCATCATTACGGCGATCCTTTGCCTACAAAGCTACTGATTGACGGATTGTTCCACCCCGATTTTAGTCGTTGCTATCTTGCGATGCAGGCACTAATAAAACGTGATGCCCAAGAGATTTGGAGAGCTATTGAGAATTGCTGGCAAGATAAAGCCCACAATGACTATGGTGCACACTATTTTTTGATGCGATTGTTTGGCCTTGTTGAAGGTTGGACAGAAGAAGCATTGCTTGATATTCGCAAAATTCTCTCAGATGCTATTACAGATAAGCGTCCTCAATTTAGAAAATCACCTCCAGCTGCTTTGCTTTCTTACGCTCGGCTGTTTCCTGAGCAATGCATGTGCTTCCTGGATCATTGTTTGTCTGGTGATAATAAGCTTAGTTGGGATATGCGTTATGCAGGCCTCCTCTTGATCCAATCTGATCAGAGCGACCATCTCAAAAATCAATATCAATGTCAATTGCAAACGCTTGTCAATGCTGATGTTGATAATTTGGTGCAGCTCAAAGCGAAAAGCATTCTGGATTGTAGATAAGAACTAAGTTTGAACCCAAATGGCCTTAGTCAACAATGCTAGTATTAAGTACAGGTGATTATTTCTGAAGTGAACGGCGATTCGACGATCCCTTCTGTTGATGCATTGTTTGAAGACCTGATGCATCCCAACCCAAGGATTCAAGAAGAAGCTTGTTTGATTCTTTCTGAGAACTATCGGGAAGAAGCATTGCCAAGATTGTTAGATCTGTTTTGTCATCATGACCCTAAAGTTTATAGAGCAGCTGTTAAAGGCATTGGTTTCTTTGGAAGTGATGCATTCGATCCTTTGATCGACCTTTATGCAACAACAGCCAATCAAACTGCAAGGCGTTGTTGCCCCAAAGCATTCGTGCAAGTATTCAAGAATTTTCCCGATCAGCCGTTTCCTGATTCAGTCATGCAAATGTTGGAGCAAGGAATCGACGATTCAGATATGGTTGTCGTACAAGGTGCGTTGATGTGTCTTGGTCAGATCGGCAAGCAACAATTCAAGTCTGAAGAGGCAATCCAAATTTTGGCAAAGTCTCTCAGCAGCCAAAATGTTGCTTTAATCTTCAGTGCATCTCAGGCTCTTGCCGATATTCCCAATCCTTTGGCAGAAAACGCTTTACGTTCACTGCGGAAAAATAATGATGATCCCTTGATTCAGGAGGCTGCACAGTCTGCATTGGCACGACTTCAGAATCTACTCAACTCAAAGAGTTAGATGTTCCTTCATCGAGGTATAGTTTCTACTCCATCGTAATAACCTCCAGCGCGGAAGTCAAAACGTTCTACTTTGTCCTCTTTAGCACAAGTCGTCTGCGAATAATGTAGCAGCGTGCTGAATCCTTCCGGCACCATCTTGGGGCATAGTCTTCCAACATCATTGGCAAATGGGCAGAAGTACACCCCTGCCCATCGATTAAGAAAACGCCCTTTTATTTCATCAGAAAAGATAAATCCATGTTGATCAGCGAGCTTGAGGATCTCCTCGGGCTCAGCTTCTTTGAACAGGGATCTGAACGACAGGTCTTCTTCTAGAACCTGAAGAAAGCGTATGAATTCAGCACGTGACATGATGAACCAGCGGCATATCCGTATTTTATCAGCAACTATCCGCTTCTTATCAGCGTCTTTTTACTTTTTTATGTCTCAGTAGGCCACCAATAATTTTATATGGCAGCGTACTTTTCCTGTGCTGATCTTATATGGATAAAGAATTGAGCCGGTCACAATTTGATGATTGGACAAATCGTCATTAGCTCGAATTTAATCAACGACTACTTGTTAATTCTTTATTAATTGTAGTGGTTTATTGTTCTTAAAATAGATGTCCACTAATTATCAATCTCTTTGCCGTGCGGGTCACTTCTTATCAAATCAGATTTGCCGATCAATTTTTCTGTAAAAATTGAATATACGCATATTGCATGGTGCCAAGTTCACAGCGATTTGATAATTTGTTTTCATGGATGGGTGAACAGCAAGCAATTGAGTTGCTTTCGCAAAATGTTAGTACTCTTGATAATCCTGGCATCAAATATATAGCTGCAACACGGTTGGGAGCTTGTTCTTCAAGAGACTCTCTAGATGCATTAGTTGTAGCGGCCACTGGGGATAGAGACAATATCTTCGATTCCATTACGCGTCGTAAGTCTATTGAAGCGCTAGGGCGTCGTCGCGACCTTAGTACTCTGCCAACCATTTATGAAGCTATGCATAGTAGTGATGAGCAGACGATTGTGAATTCAGTAGATACGCTAATTCATTTTGGCATACCTCTTGATGCTCAGTTTAAATCATCTCTTTTGAAGATTATTCAAAATGGCTCCGATGTCCTCAAGCGTGTTGCCATTCAATGTTTCACGCGTTTGGAGATGCATGAGTTTAATGGCATCATTCGTGAGCAAGAGAGCAATCCAAATATATTGGTTAATGGCGCATCAATCGCTTATTCAATAAGGGTTGAAGATGACAAGCGTAAATTGCATATTCTTGAAAATCACCTCAACGATTTGAATGTCATACATAGACGTTCATCCGTCATTGATATTGGTGACGCTGGAGACCCTTCTCTTTTGTCAAGTATTTCGAAAGCAGCGGTGTCAATGCCTTTGAGAGCTAAAAGTGCGTTCAAGATGACTTCTAAAATTAAAACTAAATCACAAAGAACATTAATCAATCAAATGTTGAAGGATGATTCTCGTCATTTATATTTTACACAGAAATTTGATGCACCAAATGATTTAGAAAAAGTTTGTGATTTCCTTAAGCATAGAGATGAGGAGCGCCAGTACTTTGGTGCTAAGGCCTTATTCAGTTGGCCAGCTTCAACTGTAACTGACGCAATTAAGACTATTTGGGACAATCATGGCTCTGATTATGGTGTTCACTATCAAGTAAATTGTTTGGTGTCTCAACTCGGCTTAAAAGAATTGTCTTATATAATCAAGGAATCATTATTGGAGCCGGCTCCGCAGTATGCAAAATCAAAAATAGCTGCGACTTGGGGATGTTTAACTTTAGGTTTAATGGAATGTCGTAGTGATATTGAAAATCTACTTTTAAAATCCACTTGGGAGCCCCTACGATGGACATGCGCGGAAGTCTTACGTGAACTATAGAAAATTATTTCTAGATGCAATGCACCTATATTGGCAATCTATATCTTCTCGACTTTTCGATGGTCTGACTTGGAAGTTCTCCGAATGCAGTGTAATAGCGCCGTGCATATCTCCCCTGATGTTTAAACCCATATTTAATTGCAATATCTCGAATTGAATATAGATTTAGTTTCCGACGAGCGTCTTGGTTAAGCATAATTCTTCTGGATTCTTCAAGTCTGATTTGTGTCATCAATTCAATAATTCCCATTCCAAAGTACTCCTGACATATGCGATATAATGATGCTTGACTTGTATTTATATACTTGCATACTTCAAGCAATGACAGAGGGGATTCCATGCTCTTCTCACTATGTGCAAGATTAATGATTTCTCTTAATTGATCGATATGTTTTGGATCTTGACTATTTTGAGCAGTCATTGGCTCTTCTAGACATGCGATTACAAGATCGAAATATTTTTCTGGGTTCTTAATTCCAGAAGATACTTCTTTGGCGGCTAAACTCTTAAGTTGGTTTAGAGCTTTATTGTTGCAATAAATCCCATGATCACCCGTGAGTCGTTCAAGTCCATCATAGGCATTGCAATTTTCGAGTAGTTCCAATAGGAGCTGCTTTTCAAGCATGCAACCAGTACTAGAGCATTCGTTGTTATATTTTCCCCATGCATTTCCTGGTACTGCATTAATCGTGCCAAATCCAGCTAGGCTATTTTTTGTCATCTTAAATCCATCACAATAGCCAAAGGCTCCTTGAGTATTCGCTTTTGGTGTAATCCAATTAAAATCAATAGTTATACCATTGCCCCACCCCTCGTACAATAATGTTTTGTTGGCAGATATTTCTGCAAGTGTGACTTTATTAGTATTTGCTGTTTGCATAGTATAAAAACCATTGCCACCTTCCAGTTGCGTTATTTTTGTAAGCTGACCGAGTTTTGCAAGCTCTTCAGAGAGCTCCAGTGGATCACGATATTCAATAGATGTTTTCATGTATTACTCTCCCTTCCATGCACTAAATGAATATAATTTCTTATTAGATCGATCTATTGTTTGGCTGGGTGATTCTCCAAAATATGTGGAGTAGGAGGCTTCAAATTTTTTCCAGTTCTTAAAACCGTAGTAAAGTGCTGTTCTCTTTTTTGTAAACTCTTTGAGACCTGTTGAGGAATGTGGAGTTAAAAAAGCCTTGCGGGTCTGTTCAAGTCGTACTCTTCTTACTAGCTCAATTACATCCATATTAAAGATTTTTTGACAAATAGTATTGAGAGACTCTGTTTTTGAATTCAAGTATTCAGTAATTTCGTCAAGTGTTATTGGCGGCATGCCAGCCCTATCTTCGTGAATTAGTTTAACCAAGTCTTCTATAAGATCCGTTGACTCGCATCGATGTGCATCATAGGTTGATTCATTATTTTCATTGTCTAGGAATATGATTGCTAGATCGTAAAATGAATTTGGTTTCGTTGATGGTTGGCTATTAAAATGTCGGCTAAATAATTTTTTGAGCTGAGCACTTGCATGATCATGCGAGTCAATTCCAATGCATTCCTCAAGCCTCGCATAGGCATTAAATGCATTCAATTTGTTGATTCTTTCTTTTAATTTATTCCATTTCAGGCTCATGCAGCAAAGCTCTTCGTTTGCTCCCACAATGTCCCAGATATTTCCTCCTGTTTTGTTTATCCGATTGAAGCCAGCAATGCTATTTCTTGTCATTTGGTGGCCGCTTATGATTGTCTGTGCCTCCGCATCTTTTGCCGCTAATGTGTCTAGCCAGCAGAATGACACTGATTTTGTGTTGGCTTCTTCCTCGTAGAGCAGAGTTTGGTTCGATTTAAAAATTTCAAGATGCACGTCTTCAATTGGTGAGCAAGTGGTCTTCGTTTCGAGAAGGCCGGTGCTTAACTGAGTTACATTGCATCTGAAGCTGGATGTTGAGTGATATTCTTCAAAATGTGCCTTGCAAAACTCTTCCATCTCGAGCGTGTCGGAAAAAATATAATTGCGCGA comes from the Synechococcus sp. A15-62 genome and includes:
- a CDS encoding HEAT repeat domain-containing protein, whose protein sequence is MTGLFDNIHAGLDQQGAIDILSKEVGILESESDYYMAISHLINFPGPKTSQALLAFLDKCSADVPVGLAQRKAVEVLARLGIVEATSKIASFLSSSDVYMVENAAWALSHLNCQDPEVHQHMIDLLDDASQNQRVLIQSLSKLSVKAAISTISVHTAHEKTSVRGAAIAAMIHLSGDQSHLADLSDHLYGANQMDRQSAVQDVIDANAVELLSDLMQAPISPAFRMRAVRSLLNNPSNKLSDNDSLSAVDQVLLDDPRLITVLHHYGDPLPTKLLIDGLFHPDFSRCYLAMQALIKRDAQEIWRAIENCWQDKAHNDYGAHYFLMRLFGLVEGWTEEALLDIRKILSDAITDKRPQFRKSPPAALLSYARLFPEQCMCFLDHCLSGDNKLSWDMRYAGLLLIQSDQSDHLKNQYQCQLQTLVNADVDNLVQLKAKSILDCR
- a CDS encoding HEAT repeat domain-containing protein yields the protein MIISEVNGDSTIPSVDALFEDLMHPNPRIQEEACLILSENYREEALPRLLDLFCHHDPKVYRAAVKGIGFFGSDAFDPLIDLYATTANQTARRCCPKAFVQVFKNFPDQPFPDSVMQMLEQGIDDSDMVVVQGALMCLGQIGKQQFKSEEAIQILAKSLSSQNVALIFSASQALADIPNPLAENALRSLRKNNDDPLIQEAAQSALARLQNLLNSKS
- a CDS encoding Nif11-like leader peptide family natural product precursor, translating into MSRAEFIRFLQVLEEDLSFRSLFKEAEPEEILKLADQHGFIFSDEIKGRFLNRWAGVYFCPFANDVGRLCPKMVPEGFSTLLHYSQTTCAKEDKVERFDFRAGGYYDGVETIPR
- a CDS encoding HEAT repeat domain-containing protein, with the protein product MGEQQAIELLSQNVSTLDNPGIKYIAATRLGACSSRDSLDALVVAATGDRDNIFDSITRRKSIEALGRRRDLSTLPTIYEAMHSSDEQTIVNSVDTLIHFGIPLDAQFKSSLLKIIQNGSDVLKRVAIQCFTRLEMHEFNGIIREQESNPNILVNGASIAYSIRVEDDKRKLHILENHLNDLNVIHRRSSVIDIGDAGDPSLLSSISKAAVSMPLRAKSAFKMTSKIKTKSQRTLINQMLKDDSRHLYFTQKFDAPNDLEKVCDFLKHRDEERQYFGAKALFSWPASTVTDAIKTIWDNHGSDYGVHYQVNCLVSQLGLKELSYIIKESLLEPAPQYAKSKIAATWGCLTLGLMECRSDIENLLLKSTWEPLRWTCAEVLREL
- a CDS encoding helix-turn-helix transcriptional regulator, with the protein product MKTSIEYRDPLELSEELAKLGQLTKITQLEGGNGFYTMQTANTNKVTLAEISANKTLLYEGWGNGITIDFNWITPKANTQGAFGYCDGFKMTKNSLAGFGTINAVPGNAWGKYNNECSSTGCMLEKQLLLELLENCNAYDGLERLTGDHGIYCNNKALNQLKSLAAKEVSSGIKNPEKYFDLVIACLEEPMTAQNSQDPKHIDQLREIINLAHSEKSMESPLSLLEVCKYINTSQASLYRICQEYFGMGIIELMTQIRLEESRRIMLNQDARRKLNLYSIRDIAIKYGFKHQGRYARRYYTAFGELPSQTIEKSRRYRLPI
- a CDS encoding helix-turn-helix domain-containing protein, with protein sequence MHLEIFKSNQTLLYEEEANTKSVSFCWLDTLAAKDAEAQTIISGHQMTRNSIAGFNRINKTGGNIWDIVGANEELCCMSLKWNKLKERINKLNAFNAYARLEECIGIDSHDHASAQLKKLFSRHFNSQPSTKPNSFYDLAIIFLDNENNESTYDAHRCESTDLIEDLVKLIHEDRAGMPPITLDEITEYLNSKTESLNTICQKIFNMDVIELVRRVRLEQTRKAFLTPHSSTGLKEFTKKRTALYYGFKNWKKFEASYSTYFGESPSQTIDRSNKKLYSFSAWKGE